The proteins below come from a single Acaryochloris sp. CCMEE 5410 genomic window:
- the lysA gene encoding diaminopimelate decarboxylase, with protein sequence MVSLQPPDISSSTPIAETSPNQQILPLSAEIDQAGQMVIGGCLVTDLVKQFGSPLYIVDELTLRTACQQYRLSFQKFYPGPSQILYASKAWSCMAISALVANEGLGLDVVSGGELYTALQAGVDPETIYFHGNNKSVPELEMALSCGCTIIADNWLELEQLTEILATIDALPNPPRVMLRITPGIECHTHEYIRTGHLDSKFGFDPNQIDQVLSFAQKNPQITWVGFHAHIGSQIFELQPHQDLTSVIVEWLAKAQALGLSMNELNIGGGLGIRYVESDDPPSIAQWSEIVCNGIAQACQTANIPLPKLLCEPGRSLVGTSCITAYTVGAKKNIPDIRTYLSVDGGMSDNPRPITYQSVYSAAIANHMDSSATEIVTVAGKHCESGDVLLKDIPLPPSLPGDILVVMGTGAYNYSMASNYNRISRPAAVLVQNGDANLILKRETYQDLIRQDCLPRHLEQ encoded by the coding sequence ATGGTATCCCTCCAACCACCAGATATCAGCTCATCTACTCCAATCGCGGAGACCTCTCCCAACCAGCAAATACTTCCTCTATCTGCCGAAATTGATCAAGCAGGACAGATGGTTATTGGTGGATGTTTGGTTACCGATCTCGTTAAGCAATTTGGCTCTCCCCTTTACATCGTAGATGAACTCACCCTAAGGACTGCATGCCAACAGTACCGTCTCTCATTTCAAAAATTCTATCCTGGGCCATCTCAAATCCTCTACGCCTCCAAAGCCTGGAGCTGTATGGCTATCTCCGCACTAGTCGCTAATGAGGGCTTAGGACTAGATGTAGTATCAGGGGGTGAACTATACACCGCCCTACAAGCAGGTGTGGATCCTGAAACGATCTATTTTCACGGCAATAACAAATCAGTGCCTGAGCTGGAAATGGCGCTGTCTTGTGGCTGTACCATCATTGCGGATAACTGGCTTGAATTAGAACAACTCACAGAAATTCTCGCCACAATCGATGCCTTGCCAAACCCTCCTCGGGTCATGCTCAGAATTACCCCTGGTATTGAATGCCATACTCATGAATATATTCGAACAGGCCATCTAGATAGTAAATTCGGTTTTGACCCGAACCAAATCGATCAGGTCTTGTCCTTCGCTCAAAAAAACCCTCAAATTACTTGGGTTGGCTTTCATGCTCATATTGGGTCTCAAATCTTTGAGCTGCAACCTCATCAAGATCTCACCAGTGTGATTGTCGAGTGGTTAGCTAAAGCACAAGCTTTAGGCTTATCCATGAACGAACTCAACATCGGTGGCGGTTTAGGTATTCGTTATGTTGAGTCAGATGACCCACCCAGTATCGCTCAATGGTCAGAGATCGTCTGCAACGGCATTGCACAAGCCTGCCAAACAGCCAATATTCCACTTCCAAAGCTACTCTGCGAACCAGGACGCTCCCTAGTAGGTACATCCTGCATTACGGCTTACACGGTGGGAGCCAAAAAGAACATTCCCGATATCCGCACTTATCTTTCTGTAGATGGTGGAATGTCCGATAATCCCCGCCCCATTACGTACCAATCCGTTTACAGTGCTGCCATTGCCAACCACATGGACTCTTCTGCAACAGAAATCGTCACCGTAGCAGGTAAACATTGTGAATCTGGGGATGTTTTGCTGAAAGATATCCCTCTTCCTCCAAGTCTCCCTGGAGATATTCTGGTTGTAATGGGAACAGGAGCATACAATTACAGCATGGCATCCAATTACAATCGAATCTCTCGACCTGCTGCCGTTCTGGTACAAAACGGAGATGCCAACTTAATTCTTAAGAGAGAAACTTATCAAGACCTTATTCGTCAAGATTGTTTGCCAAGACATCTAGAGCAATAG